Below is a window of Chiloscyllium punctatum isolate Juve2018m chromosome 49, sChiPun1.3, whole genome shotgun sequence DNA.
ctggaggctggatcaggccaggtaagggtagaatgggcctaccgggttgcaatacACAGGCCCAGCTCAAATCAGCACCCCCGCCCGGttctgttccggctgcagagctataaggtgaggcagatgctcttggaagcctccagaaatcttgggaaagatccccaagccatgacttataaaggatccaagattatgttatttcaggacttttccccagctttggTCTGAAAGAGGAAGGTGTTTGATGAAGGAAAGAAGCCTTTCAGGGATTTAAACATTCAATACTCCTTGAACTACCCAGCTATACTACGCTTTAGCCATGAAGGGTCCGTGTATGACTTTGGATcactggagaaggccaaggaactTTTGGACTCGGTTAAATTATgagttaattgatgttgttttgcccTACCCCAACCCCGGTTTAtcccctttttttttcttttcattgtcttactgtttaatattatctccggAGGTGTGGGAAGAAGGGTTTATTTATTCATCCTTTACTTGGCGATTTCCTTTCCAACcccttttaaatatatatatatcggCCAGGGGGTCTAGTTAATGTACATGGGGGTGGGAAGGTGGCTACCTTATTTTATCTTTGTCCTGGGGAGCGGGGTTGTTTGTCCCGTTATTTTGTAttaatatatttaattattatttactGAGACTATAATTTTATAGTCATATATGGTATTagcattaccaaatatatccaggtgttggtgcgAGATGGGGGATAGGGTACTCACTGTTAGTTCTAGTTCAGTAATTACTTGAATTTTCTTTATCCTATCGtggggtgcctgggtcaaggatggggcactggttgggagaggttatgatggggttttttggaaaggaagtgatgccccctgggaataagggggaagatctccatgtaattttttttattatttagaaagtttttttttaattatacTGATCTGAATGTGCTAAAGAGCTtttgtttttgtgaattttatatgctctatgctcgggatgttttggATAAATATGGGTTTTGTTGTGATCTAATGTTAACACATGTATATCACTGCTCAATTTATGTGTTATCtgttggattttttttctcttgaataatgtaagaattTTAATGATACACTCCGGTTAGCTGTAAGTTAGatgagtagttagttgagttttgtcttttttttctcttggcATTTTTTTTCTTGATTGTGGTTATCATCTATTTAAGAGTCaactgtatatcaatgtttatacttgggccttttttaaaaaaagttttcttttgtaaacttgttaaaacatgttaaaattttcaataaaaatatctaaaaATAAACCACTGCACCAAAAGAGCTGTTCATCGATTGGGTGCAAGAGTGTTACAAAAAATAAGTAGCAGCTGAAAGCCATTTAGCAAAATGATTTCTTATTGATTGGTGTCAACTAAATGTAATGCTGTGTTCACTCAGTACTGCCCTTTGTTGAGCACAATGCATCACTGCCCACACggtatttcctttcttcctgatggtggaaTATGAATGAAGTTTAATGCATGCATTGTTCATTCACTGTGTCATACACCTGCGCACACACGATGctagggaaaaataagcactttTGCTGTTGTTAGGTGGCAATGTGGGAGataggagaaaaaaaaagaaatgcaGTCTGGCCAACATAGTAATCTCACTTGTACATTGTGAAATTACATCATGTACAACTCCAGGATCTTTTATGTTTTACATGCTCTAAATCGAAAACATGGAGGGAAAATATATAAATTAAATTACTATCAACAATTTTTATTCGAATAAAAACCAGTAGTTTAAAAAATCAGAAAATACAAAACCACACAACGGGAAAATAGACAAACTTCAGAAACAGGTCTTAATGTAACAAAGAAAACATGTTTAGAAGTTCACAATATACAAGTCTTTTTATTTATGCAGCCTCTTCTTCACCCTCCTCCTCAAATTCACCTTCATCTCCAACTGTAGCATCCTGATATTGCTGGTACTCAGAAACCAGGTCATTCATGTTACTCTCAGCCTCAGTAAACTCCATCTCATCCATGCCCTCACCAGTGTACCAATGCAAGAAGGCTTTCCTCCGGAACATGGCAGTAAACTGCTCAGAGATGCGTTTAAACAGCTCCTGGATGGCTGTACTGTTGCCAATAAAGGTGGCAGACATCTTGAGGCCTCTAGGTGGGATGTCACAAACAGCCGTCTTAACATTATTGGGAATCCATTCAACAAAGTATgtgctgtttttgttttggaCATTCAACATCTGTTCATCCACCTCTTTCATGGACATGCGTCCTCGGAAAATGGCAGCAACAGTCAGGTAGCGGCCGTGTCGAGGGTCACAGGCTGCCATCATGTTTTTGGCATCAAACATCTGTTGGGTAAGCTCAGGTACTGTGAGGGCACGGTACTGCTGGCTGCCACGGCTGGTCAAAGGAGCAAAGCCTGTCATGAAAAAATGCAGTCGGGGGAAAGGCACCATGTTCACTGCTAGTTTACGCAGGTCAGCATTGAGCTGACCAGGGAAACGTAGACAGGTTGTTACACCGCTCATGGTAGCTGACATTAGGTGGTTCAAATCACCATAAGTTGGCGTTGTCAGTTTAAGGGTATGGAAACATATGTCATACAGAGCCTCATTGTCAATACAGAAGGTTTCATCAGTGTTCTCTACAAGCTGATGGACAGACAAGGTGGCATTATAAGGTTCTACTACCGTGTCTGACACTTTTGGTGAAGGCACAACACTGAAAGTATTCATAATTC
It encodes the following:
- the LOC140469608 gene encoding tubulin beta-4B chain-like — protein: MREIVHLQAGQCGNQIGAKFWEVISDEHGIDPTGAYHGDSDLQLERINVYYNEATGGKYVPRAILMDLEPGTMDSVRSGPFGQIFRPDNFVFGQSGAGNNWAKGHYTDGAELIDSVLDVVRKEAEGCDCLQGFQLTHSLGGGTGSGMGTLLISKIREEYPDRIMNTFSVVPSPKVSDTVVEPYNATLSVHQLVENTDETFCIDNEALYDICFHTLKLTTPTYGDLNHLMSATMSGVTTCLRFPGQLNADLRKLAVNMVPFPRLHFFMTGFAPLTSRGSQQYRALTVPELTQQMFDAKNMMAACDPRHGRYLTVAAIFRGRMSMKEVDEQMLNVQNKNSTYFVEWIPNNVKTAVCDIPPRGLKMSATFIGNSTAIQELFKRISEQFTAMFRRKAFLHWYTGEGMDEMEFTEAESNMNDLVSEYQQYQDATVGDEGEFEEEGEEEAA